A single Hyperolius riggenbachi isolate aHypRig1 chromosome 12, aHypRig1.pri, whole genome shotgun sequence DNA region contains:
- the LOC137542361 gene encoding claudin-12-like, producing MGCQEVHAVTLLAFVCGTASVSGLFAATLLPQWRQMQLYTFNRNEKNLTVSMGLWVKCTRLEWSRDCMIYDRDWYASVDQLDIRILQFALPFSIMTAASGLILCLIGICNTTFSSTVPSLKIAKCLVNSSGCHLVAGMLFCLGGVMSLTPSVWVILYNSILNSKYGPYFSYDIAVFVAIGSAGGMFFTAALLFIWYCNCKSLAAAYWEPLYSQIPNMANYIPPSYSSQSHLSPIEIDFPVTYTV from the coding sequence ATGGGCTGCCAGGAGGTGCATGCGGTGACTTTACTGGCGTTTGTATGTGGAACGGCATCCGTGTCTGGGCTTTTTGCCGCCACTTTGCTTCCTCAATGGCGGCAGATGCAGCTGTACACCTTCAACAGGAATGAGAAGAACCTGACGGTGAGCATGGGATTGTGGGTAAAGTGCACCCGCTTAGAGTGGAGCAGAGACTGCATGATCTACGACAGGGACTGGTACGCCAGCGTGGACCAGCTGGACATCCGCATCCTTCAGTTCGCTCTGCCCTTCAGCATTATGACGGCCGCCTCGGGGCTCATCCTGTGCCTGATTGGCATTTGTAACACCACTTTCAGCTCCACCGTGCCAAGCCTGAAGATTGCCAAATGTTTGGTCAACAGTtccggctgccatcttgtggcgggAATGCTGTTTTGCCTGGGCGGGGTCATGAGCCTTACTCCGTCTGTCTGGGTGATACTCTACAACAGCATTCTGAACAGCAAGTATGGCCCATACTTCTCCTACGATATTGCCGTCTTTGTTGCCATCGGTAGCGCTGGTGGGATGTTCTTCACTGCGGCACTCCTGTTCATATGGTACTGCAACTGCAAGTCCCTGGCAGCTGCATACTGGGAGCCCCTCTACTCTCAGATCCCCAACATGGCCAATTACATTCCCCCGTCATACTCCTCGCAGTCCCATCTTTCACCCATCGAAATAGACTTTCCCGTCACCTATACGGTGTAG